The genomic DNA CAATTGCTCCATATAATCAATAAATTTTTGAGGGTTTGCACCAAATGCTTCTTGAACAGCCATGGAAATACCCACATTAGAAGATTTCTCAAATACCTCTTGTAAGGTAAGTAGTCCATAACCTCCTTTTTTTACATCTCTCATCCATCTATTGTAAAACTGAACCACACCCTCTCCAGTATCTACCAGTTTAGTAAGCGGCCATCCCGTTTCTTCTAACAAAGCCAACATAGAAGCCAATTTAAAAACAGAACCTGGTTCAACAGTGCCTTGGTTACCAATAGCATAGTTATAGGATTCTATATATTTTCCAGATTCCATACGAGATAAATTGGCCATTGCTTTAATGGCGCCAGTAGCTACTTCCATTACAATAGCACAACCATTTTGCGCCTCGGTTTTCTCCAGAACAGCTAACAAACTACTTTGGGTTACATCCTGTAGGTTGATATCCAAAGTAGTTACCAAATCAGCGCCATGTATAGGGGGTATCATGTTACCCTCAGGAACCTTTTTCCAATTGCCTCCTACTACTTTCTGGTAAAGCGCCTTGCCATCTACACCTTGTAATGCTTTGTTAAAAGCATATTCTAACCCAAATCCATAGGTTTCTCGATGCATACCAATTGTACGCCTAGCCAATTCCTTAAAGGGGTTATAACGTCTATTTTGCGCTTCAAAAATCACACCTCCTTTAAATTTTCCTTGATTAAAAATGGGCCATTGGCTCATTTTTTTCTTGTCTTCGTAGGTGATGTAGTCTGTATGCAATAACAGATACCTCCGTTTTTTAGCACGTGCATCCATGATTCGTTTTTTATAGTATTGGGGGGGATTGTCTTGGTAAAAATCAGACAATGCTTGACTGAGTGGATCTATGCCTGCTTTAAAGCAGGCATCTGAAGCAACAAGCGGATCCAAAGCAACCCTATAAAATGGCAGAGAGGTAGCCAATAAAGCGCCGTCATGGGCATAAATATTGCCTCTAGAGGCTACAATAGGCTTATATGCTAGCTGTGCAACTTTAGCACAATGGCGCCACTTATCGCATTCTACAAATTGTAAGTGCACTATTTTCCATATAATAAGCACTACAAAACATAGAATAGAAAGAAAAATTATTCTGGCACGTAATAAGATGGCCTTAGTGAAGGTCATTTTCTTTGTTAGATTTGGTTAGACTTTTTTTGAAATGCTACTTATGCTCAGGAATTTGTAGGAGACACGGAGCGCAAAACCGCAGCGTACTAGATGTACGTGAGGATTTAAGCACCGGATCGACGTGCAAATTACCAGCAGAAGTAGCGTTTCGAGAGAAGGCTATTATATAGGGAGGCACCTTACTCTCATAAATACCTAACTGCGCCGCTTTTTTGGCTACTTCTGATTGTTTGCTATCAAACATATAACTGGATTGCAACCGCATATGTTTTACACGAAGGCTATCTACCATAGGCTGAAGTTGGTTGAGTTTATGCAACATTTTTTCATGATAATGTGCATTCCATATGTAAAGCAATCCCAAAAAGAAAAGATAAAACAAACGAGATAAGTAGTAGGGGGTATTTAGAAAAGTGCTATTTATATGGAGCCTCTTTTCCAATTGACCAAACAAAGTTAATTTTTTGGTAGGCTTATAGCTGTTTTCCTTCATTTCCAAAGCGTTTTATGGATGATTGGTAGGCCCTCCTACATATCCCATATTCTTATGATAAAAAGCAGACATAACGCCTTAGCATAACTATACAACTCCTTGCTATCCAGTAATAATATCTTTATACTTCCTCATAATATAATCCTTATAAGGTTGTACAGATAGCGGGTTACCTGTGACACGTTTTATACTTTCCTGAGCATCATACATTCTACCAAACTGATGAATGTGCTCATGCAACCAGTCTTTTATAAATGCAAATGACCCATGAGCTACTTGTGTTTCCCAATCTGGAAAGGAGCGTACAAAGGCATCAAAATATTGGGCTGCATAAATATTCCCCAATGCATAGGTTGGAAAATAACCAAAAGAACCTGAAGACCAATGAATATCCTGCAAGCAGCCTTCCGCATCATTTCTAGGTGTAATACCTAAAAGTTCTTTCATCTTAGCATTCCAGATCTGGGGAACATCTGATGCCTTAATGGTTCCTTCTATCAATTGTTTTTCCAGTTCAAATCTAAGAATAATATGCAATGGATAGGTTACTTCATCGGCATGAATGCGGATATAGGAAGCTTGTACATGATTGATGTGTCGATAAAAATTAGCAAGAGACAATTCTTTAAGAGCAGGAAACTGACTTTGAAGTTTAGGATAGATATAGGACCAAAAGGGCAAAGACTTACCCACCATTACCTCCCACCACCTGGATTGGCTTTCATGCAACCCCATAGAAACGGCCTGACCAGCAGGAGTAGCCCACTCCTCTTTAGGCAAACCCAACTCATACAATGCATGGCCACCTTCATGTAGCACAGCAAAAATATGCTCCAACAATCCACCATCTAAGTGAGTGGTCAGCCTTACATCAGAAGGATGTATGCCAGAACAAAAAGGATGCGCAGCACAATCTAACCTACTGTTTTCATGGCCAATTCCCATAGCCTTTAAAAGCAAATAGCCAAATTGCATTTGGGTTTCTTGTGCAAAAGGATGGTCAAAATAGCAGTTATACGGGCTGTCTTTTCCATTTGTTTTACCTACAATATCAGACAAAAAGCTTGCTAAATCAGAAAAAAGAGTAGATAAAGTAGCAGCAGTTACACCCGGCTCATACAAATCGATCAGCGCATCATATGGGCCATCTACATAGCCCAATAGATTAGCTTTTTCCCGATTCAGGTCTACAACCTTTTGAAGCCATGGGCTGAACAAGTCAAAATTGGCAGTTTGCTTAGCCTTTTTCCATACTTCTGTTGCAGTAGTGGTGGTCGCATAGTATGCTTTAACAAAATCTTGGGGCAACTTGATTGTTTTTTTAAAGTCCTTACACCACTGCTTAAGATTGGATTGCGCTGTTAAAGATAACCCTTCCAATTTAATGCTTTCTGTATCTATATCAATCATCTGCGCTAGGGCATCGCGGTAGCTGCTACTCGTTGCTTCCCTATGCGCTAGGCCAGCAATATAAGCAAGCTGCTTGGCACGCATATCAATAGCACCAGCAGGCATATAGGTTTGCTGATCCCATCCCAGAAGTGCTTCTATCTGATGAAGCAATCGAACATGGCTAAATCTCTCTACAAAATTTTCGTATAGCGACATAATTTATATATCTTAAAAAGAAGCTGCTTACCCTATTTTATTCCACTCTCCAGCTGCAGCAAGCAATCTAGCATATTCTTTACAAATTGGCAAGTTGGCAGGGTGTTGCAATGGTGGGTCTTGTTGAATAATATGTTTGGCCAGCTTACGTGCTACTTCTAAAGTAGCAGTATCTTTAGATAAGTCAGCTATTTTTAAGTTTAGAACGCCACTTTGTTGCAATCCCATTAGATCTCCTGGGCCACGAAGTTTAAGATCTAGTTCCGCTATCTCAAATCCATTATTTGTTTTAACCATAGTCTCCATCCGTTCTTTTCCTGCTTTATTTAAACGGTAATCTGTCATTAAAATACAGTAGGACTGCGCACTACCACGACCGACCCTTCCACGCAACTGATGCAACTGGGACAATCCAAATCGCTCTGCACTTTCTATCAACATGATTGTTGCATTGGGTACATTGACACCTACCTCTATAACAGTTGTTGTAACCAGAATATGTGTCTCATTTTTCTCAAAACGCTTCATTTCCATGTCCTTAGCCGCACTATCCATTTTACCATGAATAATCCCTATAGGAACATTGGGAAAAGCCCTAGAAACAGATTCATAACCAGCCATTAGATTGCTATAATCCAATGCAGCAGAAGCTTCAATCAGGGGGTAAACAATATACACCTGCCTGCCCAATAAGAGTTGTTCCCTTACAAATTGAAAAACCTTTAACCGAGCATTTTCATAGTAATGGTGCGTCTTAATGGGCTGTCTCCCTGCTGGAAGCTCATAAATGGTAGAAAGGTCCAAGTCTCCATAAAAAGTCATAGCTAAAGTTCTTGGAATAGGTGTAGCAGTCATAATGAGTATATGGGGCGCATACACTTGGTTTTTAGTTAAGAGACCGGCACGTTGTGCTACGCCAAAACGGTGTTGTTCATCTATTATAAAAAAACCCAGTTCATGAAACACAACCTCATCACTCAGCAAAGCATGCGTGCCCACTATAATATGCAGTAGGCCTACCTTGAGTCGATATAAAACATGTTCCCTTTCTTTCTTTTTGGTACTTCCTGTAAGCAAAGCAATATTTAAATTCAATTGCTGGGCAAAAATATGAAAACGCTCCAAATGCTGTTTGGCCAAAATTTCAGTAGGTGCCATAATGGCTACTTGTGCTTTACTGGCTATTACCACCAACATAGCCAGAAAAGCAACAATTGTTTTACCACTGCCCACATCACCTTGCAAAAGCCTATTCATCTGCTTACCAGAACTTAAATCACGGTAAATTTCTCTAATGGCCTCCTTTTGGCCATTTGTTAAATGAAAAGGCAAATGGTTGTGGTAAAATGTATGTAACAATGATACATTATTAAAAACTTTACCAGTTTGTTTTTCCACACGAACCCCTCTTACCTTAAACAATTTTAATTGCAGATAGAACAACTCCTCAAACTTAAGTCTTCTTTGGGCTTGTTTTAATGCTGCTGGATCACTTGGAAAATGAATGTTGTGCAACGCCCCCTTTAAAGAGATAAGTTGATAGCGCGCCAATAAATAGTCTGGTAAGGTTTCTTCTATAACTGTATTAAGCTGGCTCAATAGCTTCTTTTGGAAGTAGGCAATCCCTTTAGTGTCTAGATGATTGCGTTTTAACTTTTCTGTGCTATGGTATAAAGGAACCAAACTGTTTTTTTGTTCTTGATTTTCAACATAAAAAACAACTTCTGGGTGGATCAGTTGTTTTTGACCATTCGGTAAAAAAACAGGTTTGCCCCAAACGCGGTAGCATACGTTTGGTTTAATTTTTTTTATAATCCAAGAAAAGTTATGAAACCATATTAGTTCTAATTGTCCTGTATTGTCTTCAAACAGCGCTACCAGTCTTTTTTTGCCTTTATCTATTTTTTGCAAGCTTTTGATGTATCCTTGCAATTGCACACCGGGAGTAGTTGGTGTTAATGCCGCGACAGTAGACTGGTTGTTTCGGTCTTCGTATCGGAATGGATAATGTTTTAAAAGGTCTTCATAGGTATGTATACCCAATTCATCCTTAAGCAACTGTGCTTTATCTGGTCCTGTAAGCAGTGTTATATCTCTAGAGAAAAAATGATCCATAATATCAAAATCCATCCTGCAAATCCCACCAAACTGACTTTCCACCCATCTTTTAATGGGTACAGTTGCGCACCGAAGCTTTTTACAAGTGGGCATTTTTTCGCAGCACTGCCAGATAATTGAATAGCGCATCACACAGTTATTGAACTGCCAATGCTCAATACAATTTATATTCCCACCTATCCACATTTATCTGAAAGGTATTATAAGTAATTTGATATAAATGAAAAAACTTATCCTTATTATTCGGTGGATTTGTGGAAAAGTGTAAGTTAAAAACAAAATTGTGTATAACTACTATTCATATCATTGGTTTATCCACTGTTTGGTTGGTGTTAAAAGTGAGCAAAGTTGATACCACTTCTTTTTCAAATTGATGAGACCTTCTGCAAAACCTATTTCTAATGGCAATTTTGGTGTCGAAGCTTGTCTATGCTCCTCAAATACATCTAGTATGCTGCGGTGCTCGACTGCGCTTCTCCTAAAAATTGCTCATCATAAATAGCTTTTGCAGAAGGTCTATGGTATAAAACCGTTAATCTAGATTCATTGGCTGGATGGTTACAGATTTCTAATCTGTTTACTTGAGCCTATTATTATATAGGCAAGCAATGAGCAATGTGAATAAAAAGTGTATAACTGAGTTCTGAATAACTTTGGTCATATTTCTAATATAGATGTTGACATAACTGTTTTTAGGTGGTTATGCTTTAGGAAATCGTTTATAAGTGGATAGATATGTAGGTATTTTGTGGAAAATGTAGACCATTCCTAACTTTTATAATGAAGCGTTTTTTTTTGAAAAGGAGATATAACGTTAGGGGTATTATGAAAGGGTTTTATACCCTTATTATACCTCTTGCAAAACCTATTTCTAATGGCAATTTTGGTGTCGAAGCTTGTCTATGTTCCTCAAATACATTAAGTATTCTGCGGTGCTCGACTACATTTCTCCTAAAAATTGCTCATCACAAAGTAGGTTTTGCAAGAGGTCTATTGTTGAAAAATTTATTGGAATTTAGAAAAAAGTACGTATATTTGCTTCAGCTTTGATCAGAATAACAGCATAACCCAGCAGGCTAAGTAAAGGGTAGTGATATGGTTCTGGTTGAGCTTATGTTCTTTGAAATAATATAAGCTAAAATGGATACAAGGGGTTAGCTCTAACGGGATCTATAATATTAGTGTGATACTGTTGTGGGTGTTTTTTATAGTATCTATTCACGCTTCTGGTTTGAACCCTTATCTCCTTCGATAAAAAATCTGGCCCGATAGTAAATAGCTGAATCGATATGTTTTTCAGCGGGAAAATCGTAAACTTAGCCCACAAGCGGGCTTCACACAGACGATTTTCTAATCCGCTAAAAAACATATCGCTCAGGTGTTAGTGTTTTACTAGAGCGCCATTTTTTATCGAAGGAGACGCGGAGCTGGTACTTGGTTTGCTATTTGCTTTTTCAGAAAAACATAACCATAGTGATGTATGGATACGGCAGAAAAGTAAATTTTAACCATAGTGATGAATAGATACTTTTTATATAAAAAGCCACGGGGTTTATGACTTACTCTGTGCCACACTAGTCGATAAGTTTGATTTGCAACAGCTGTGATTGTTTATAAGGTGCCCTATAAGGCACCTTATTTCTATATTTCAGATCCGAGGTAGGGTATATAATAAACCATCAGCATAACCAGGTGTATAGCCTCTTATATAGCCTAAAGCGTAGCTTAAACCATAGGTTACACCGCAAATCCATAATATATTTTCTACTGGGGCCTCTGCCAATCGGTCTACTGCTGACCGAAAAGTAGCACTTACCAGGCTGAATCTATTTGCTTCTTGCGAGTGATCTCTATTATCGCTTTGTTCTGCTTGTCGACTGAAACTACCATTTGCACTTAACAGCTGCTCCGAATCGCTTTGTAGATTATTCACAGCATGGTCTTCTTCCTCATACTGGTTAACAAGATCAGAACTATTATCTACACCCAGCTCTCTTCTTGTATTTATACAAGAGGATAGGGTATTCAAGCCTAATAGCCAAATAAATAGGCTTGATCTATACTGTATGCGTTTTGTTGTCATAGTGTGAATGCGTAGTGATTCTGCTATAAATCATTGTCAAATAGAATTATTTTAACGCTTTATCTTATGGTCTATCTGAGCCAAATCTCCCTGGTGGCTTTGTGTTATTGCTATTACTGGATGGTCCATTAAAACAACCGGATTTACCATCAGATAAACCTTTAGCGTAACCATCAGCTTTACCGTAACTATACCCACTATAGACAGCTGCTGTTGTCACTGCGGCAGTAGTTACACCCCAAGCAGCTTTCTGTTTCCAGTTGCTGTTTTCTTTTCTGGATCTGTCCGTATTATTACCCTGTTCCGTATCTCGGCTAGAACCACCACCCCCTAGCCTACGTGTTGTATTTACACAAGAAGATAAAGTATTTAAGCTTAATAGTCCAATAAATAAAGCTGACCTATATTGCATATGTTTTGTTTTCATAGTGTATTTAATTTTTGTGTATAACCTGTTTAAGAACTTTTTTCTTTTAGCATTTCCAGATCACTGTAAAGAAGCATGGCACTTAATTTTCTATGCTCCATTTAGAATGGACTTAATCAGCTTTAAGAGTTTGGCCTAAAAATCATTCGTTAGGAAACTATTTGGTTAGAGAATAGCCTTGGTTGAGTTTTTATGAACATTTTTTGAATTTTTCTTCCAATAATTTTGCGTTAAGTGGCTCTATATCAGACTGTGAAGGCCTACCGTCTATATTTTTTTTACACGGAGTTGCGCCATATGTTACTAAGAATTCAGCGATCTCTTCGAGTTTACGGTGTATAGCATACATTAGGGGTGTATTTTCCCTATTGTCTTGTTCATTCACATTCGCACCCTTACCCATTAGAAATACAATTGCAGTGAACGAGTTACTATTTACTGCTTCCATTAACAGGGTACGCCCTTCTTCATCTTTGGCATCTATATGCAGACCTTGATTAAGCCAATGTTCTATTCTTCCTGTCGAAAACCCATTCTTTACTATAATATCATCTATGATTTCCTGACTTAGGATAGTAATTGGTTTAATATTGGACAATTTTGGAGTATTCTTATTTCGTATAGTATTTGTATCCGACATAGAAGGCATAACTACAGAATTGGTACCATTTTTTAATACTGCAATTAGACCTACCGTAGGTAAGACTGTTGTAGCAGCTGTTGCCGCAGTTGCAATTGCATTTCCTACGTAGGCCATCGTTGTGTTTACTACTGGTGCTAGTGGTGCTCCATCAGCTACTACATTTGTCGTTCCGTTTCCTGGGAAGGGCATTGTTGTATTTGCCATTGTGGGCTCTGTGGTAGATTCTGATGGCACATTATAATATAAATACCATAACAGTCCTGTTATTACTGATGTTGCTGTTCCTGCTATTGTTGCATAGCAGCTTTTCGAGTTATACCATGAATCTTTATTAATAGAAGACCTATTATTAAGTTTCTTCATTTGATCCTTATATTGCCGCTCTAATTCCCTCTGTTTTTTTGTTTCTTTTGACTGACACAGCCCCATTCCTAGTGTTCGTTCTGTGTTTGCACAAGAAGCTAATGCATTGAAACTGATTAATCCGGCAAATAATCCCACTCTACAACGCATATATGTTTTTTTCATAATTATTGATTGGTTAATTGTATGCTAATAATCACTGCTAGGCGAAATTATTTTAATGAATTTTCCCCATATAAGCCTATCGATATTACTTCACCTGTTTAAGTGCAATAAGGCCAAATAGGCTAAAAAGCCCTTATATTAAATTAATTTAGAGGTAATGAAATCGATCTATTTACTTACCTTTTTACCCTTCTTCTATATTTAATAAAATATAGATACACTTCCAAGTTTTTTTAATAAGACCTTCTGCAAAACCTATTTCTAGTGGCAATTTTGGTGTCGAAGCTTGTCTATACTCTTCAAATACATCTAGTATGCTGCGGTGCTCGACTGCGCTTCTCCTAAAAATTGCTGATCACAAATAGCTTTTGCAGAAGGTCTATAGATGCCACATGGTTTTAGTTATTAACCCACAACAGGATACTATCTAGAGTAGATTTGTATAATTGTAAAAATTTGCATACCATCTGCTATAGGATAGATTATCAAAAATATAGCAGTTTCTAAGCTTAGCTCTATCTACTATGAATGATAACATAGGCTTTCGTGAAGCTTCACAGTATATATAGATAGACAATGAAAACAACAAAAAACAAAATCATACAGGATATAAAAATCTTAGCAACTACTCCATTATATTGCGTTGTATTCTTTTCGTTTGGATGTAAGTGGTTGGCAAATAAAAAAGAAGAGATGCGATTGATTAAATCACCCCCTAACCTGGATAAGCTAATAGATGAAGATGGTGTAGAAGATGAGGATACAGAAAATATAGATGAAGGTATCATCAACCCAGGTAGTGATCTATTGGAACAACCCAATGCGGAGGAACCAGCGGAGGAACCATCTGATATACCAGCAGAACAGCCAAACACGCCTGAAGCTGTTTTAGACAATAACAATACAACCAACCAAAAGCTTATCCCAGACGAAAATGGCAACCTTCAATCTAGTAATAGATTAGGTAAGTTAAATCAAGGCGTAAATGGTCAAAACCCAATACCACCAGAGGCTCCTAACAGCAATACCCATAATGGCAATAAGACCATGCTTTCGAACCCCAAAGTTGATAATGGACAATTAAACAATCTGCAAGGTAAAGGTAATCCTTTATCGTTGTCGAGTACAAACGGGCAACCGTCTAATTTGAAGGCTTCAATGCAACA from Cardinium endosymbiont of Philonthus spinipes includes the following:
- a CDS encoding ankyrin repeat domain-containing protein codes for the protein MKKTYMRCRVGLFAGLISFNALASCANTERTLGMGLCQSKETKKQRELERQYKDQMKKLNNRSSINKDSWYNSKSCYATIAGTATSVITGLLWYLYYNVPSESTTEPTMANTTMPFPGNGTTNVVADGAPLAPVVNTTMAYVGNAIATAATAATTVLPTVGLIAVLKNGTNSVVMPSMSDTNTIRNKNTPKLSNIKPITILSQEIIDDIIVKNGFSTGRIEHWLNQGLHIDAKDEEGRTLLMEAVNSNSFTAIVFLMGKGANVNEQDNRENTPLMYAIHRKLEEIAEFLVTYGATPCKKNIDGRPSQSDIEPLNAKLLEEKFKKCS
- a CDS encoding carboxypeptidase M32; translated protein: MSLYENFVERFSHVRLLHQIEALLGWDQQTYMPAGAIDMRAKQLAYIAGLAHREATSSSYRDALAQMIDIDTESIKLEGLSLTAQSNLKQWCKDFKKTIKLPQDFVKAYYATTTTATEVWKKAKQTANFDLFSPWLQKVVDLNREKANLLGYVDGPYDALIDLYEPGVTAATLSTLFSDLASFLSDIVGKTNGKDSPYNCYFDHPFAQETQMQFGYLLLKAMGIGHENSRLDCAAHPFCSGIHPSDVRLTTHLDGGLLEHIFAVLHEGGHALYELGLPKEEWATPAGQAVSMGLHESQSRWWEVMVGKSLPFWSYIYPKLQSQFPALKELSLANFYRHINHVQASYIRIHADEVTYPLHIILRFELEKQLIEGTIKASDVPQIWNAKMKELLGITPRNDAEGCLQDIHWSSGSFGYFPTYALGNIYAAQYFDAFVRSFPDWETQVAHGSFAFIKDWLHEHIHQFGRMYDAQESIKRVTGNPLSVQPYKDYIMRKYKDIITG
- the recG gene encoding ATP-dependent DNA helicase RecG, translating into MDHFFSRDITLLTGPDKAQLLKDELGIHTYEDLLKHYPFRYEDRNNQSTVAALTPTTPGVQLQGYIKSLQKIDKGKKRLVALFEDNTGQLELIWFHNFSWIIKKIKPNVCYRVWGKPVFLPNGQKQLIHPEVVFYVENQEQKNSLVPLYHSTEKLKRNHLDTKGIAYFQKKLLSQLNTVIEETLPDYLLARYQLISLKGALHNIHFPSDPAALKQAQRRLKFEELFYLQLKLFKVRGVRVEKQTGKVFNNVSLLHTFYHNHLPFHLTNGQKEAIREIYRDLSSGKQMNRLLQGDVGSGKTIVAFLAMLVVIASKAQVAIMAPTEILAKQHLERFHIFAQQLNLNIALLTGSTKKKEREHVLYRLKVGLLHIIVGTHALLSDEVVFHELGFFIIDEQHRFGVAQRAGLLTKNQVYAPHILIMTATPIPRTLAMTFYGDLDLSTIYELPAGRQPIKTHHYYENARLKVFQFVREQLLLGRQVYIVYPLIEASAALDYSNLMAGYESVSRAFPNVPIGIIHGKMDSAAKDMEMKRFEKNETHILVTTTVIEVGVNVPNATIMLIESAERFGLSQLHQLRGRVGRGSAQSYCILMTDYRLNKAGKERMETMVKTNNGFEIAELDLKLRGPGDLMGLQQSGVLNLKIADLSKDTATLEVARKLAKHIIQQDPPLQHPANLPICKEYARLLAAAGEWNKIG
- a CDS encoding penicillin-binding transpeptidase domain-containing protein, which gives rise to MTFTKAILLRARIIFLSILCFVVLIIWKIVHLQFVECDKWRHCAKVAQLAYKPIVASRGNIYAHDGALLATSLPFYRVALDPLVASDACFKAGIDPLSQALSDFYQDNPPQYYKKRIMDARAKKRRYLLLHTDYITYEDKKKMSQWPIFNQGKFKGGVIFEAQNRRYNPFKELARRTIGMHRETYGFGLEYAFNKALQGVDGKALYQKVVGGNWKKVPEGNMIPPIHGADLVTTLDINLQDVTQSSLLAVLEKTEAQNGCAIVMEVATGAIKAMANLSRMESGKYIESYNYAIGNQGTVEPGSVFKLASMLALLEETGWPLTKLVDTGEGVVQFYNRWMRDVKKGGYGLLTLQEVFEKSSNVGISMAVQEAFGANPQKFIDYMEQLGIHQPLGIELAGEGKPYMITPNSKMWSGVALPWLSIGYNLQITPLQMLVLYNAVANNGTMVKPMFVQHIQSANGVVKNFPTTILKEKICSNETLSKLKAMLEGTVEKGLAQRIKHGFYKIAGKTGTAQKLVSGKYTDNHLTSFAGYFPADHPRYSCIIVVDSPQGASFRFGSEVPAPIFKDIVDRIAGKDLHARKPINSSFAKSICGEQFLGEAQSSAARYLGVFEEHRPDSTPKLPLAIEFLNRSKVGVHATLLSNMGHTNELSFLYQSLGFPIPENIHAGASWGRLEVNAQESSFQPSTPQTPKEVPNVLHMKLRDALFLLENNGLKVTIEGNIHGVVCKQSKVAANQIIILLK
- a CDS encoding FtsL-like putative cell division protein, which produces MKENSYKPTKKLTLFGQLEKRLHINSTFLNTPYYLSRLFYLFFLGLLYIWNAHYHEKMLHKLNQLQPMVDSLRVKHMRLQSSYMFDSKQSEVAKKAAQLGIYESKVPPYIIAFSRNATSAGNLHVDPVLKSSRTSSTLRFCAPCLLQIPEHK